In a single window of the Daphnia carinata strain CSIRO-1 chromosome 4, CSIRO_AGI_Dcar_HiC_V3, whole genome shotgun sequence genome:
- the LOC130695067 gene encoding oxidation resistance protein 1-like isoform X8, translating into MSLNVSIRSSSNTNINEIGRDSNGGYASPTSERPIEHAFLDSLRPPGSPRFNRVDLSFTSPNSGAGQTGACASDLANIEREINNEDILTQMDEEAERLRDRSAYEKFLKIHVRHITDGQGVVAGVLLVTPNTVMFDPNVSDPLVIEHGAEAYGVIAPMEFVVNAALYPDIAHMRLADSHRGQPDQPITDPIYFPTNCPLHRKYALLKERAHLKQKETSNPLAVDLDPAAGILAIAGDIQRRWSEGEDARGQDESQATAQGDALAEAAASSVPATLQPVRHDEAAETRTSSMSIDSVDGAVVTVTSKPVCPIIPPLSVVEAAHQSGHVIRLHVKNETLIPASVGDGSASGPRKEELDLVDKSSLSSDNSLVSGMRETSSMDKTPSGEREDELCISEELNVTDDDDKDEAFHSSTGSGYEQAINEAMMDETEYRARHFSAGASAMGPHQSGAARSRAMHSSFHRQTRHGSGSEPIAASRPQSSSPAPIASSPETRGQRMLKRLSYPLVWMGESLTADSKENSPVLVADKDPNAESVFSKVFSSNHSDQSVDLSCDNSMASQTTDDSWVVADLMEHTERSAILVAAAAAIAIGTIDGARRLSTENSLKLDSRLVPNLFRGSKDQGQQQQQQQQQQQQQHHPNASGQSSGGGAQPKLGYRSMVSVDDVPELFASLDILHSPYFELNFMELIPKPAQPCDAPPLYLRLRMGKPLNRKGAMTTPIMSYGKKKMKPEYWFSIPRDKADSLCRFFLLWSPDVYGEPGDAESVAKRGFELITDDLEWEEPSPVRRQKPVKKTKGSSGGKRSGEHDVNEDEDDPHGVASDLAKESWERAKAPYVRLFTILKTQATLFESDQDEIVSLNEEVRRALYGSERLSALDLDSYLPDLIGPTEVLTDEYRKQLAKHLPARVEGYPWTLVFSTSQNGFSLNSLYRKMIGIDSPILLVIEDTQGNVFGAITSCEIRVSESFYGTGESLLFVINPKLQIYPWTGDNSYFIQGNNESLAIGAGDGRFGLWLDGDLNQGRTQTCKTFGNDPLSPDEDFWVKTLECWAFM; encoded by the exons ATGTCGCTGAACGTGTCCATCAGGTCGTCGAGTAATACCAATATCAACGAAATCGGTCGTGACAGCAATGGCGGCTATGCGTCACCGACATCAGAGCGGCCCATCGAGCACG CGTTCCTGGACAGCTTACGACCTCCCGGATCGCCGCGTTTCAACCGAGTGGATTTGTCTTTTACGAGCCCAAACAGCGGAGCCGGACAGACGGGCGCTTGCGCCTCCGATTTGGCCAACATCGAACGTGAAATCAACAACGAAGACATCCTGACGCAGATGGACGAGGAGGCCGAACGTTTGAGGGATCGCAGCGCTTACGAGAAGTTTCTCAAGATTCACGTCCGGCACATCACGGATGGCCAAGGAGTTGTGGCCGGCGTCCTACTCGTCACGCCCAACACGGTCATGTTTGATCCGAACGTGTCTGATCCGCTCGTCATCGAGCACGGCGCAGAGGCCTACGGTGTCATCGCGCCCATGGAATTCGTTGTCAACGCTGCCCTCTATCCGGACATTGCTCACATGCGGCTGGCCGACTCACACAGGGGCCAGCCTGACCAGCCCATCACCGACCCTATTTACTTCCCGACCAATTGCCCATTGCACCGCAAGTACGCCCTCCTCAAGGAGAGGGCCCACCTCAAACAGAAAGAGACGTCCAATCCATTGGCCGTCGATCTCGATCCAGCCGCCGGAATACTCGCCATTGCCG GTGACATTCAACGTCGATGGAGTGAAGGAGAAGACGCCCGAGGCCAGGATGAAAGCCAGGCGACAGCTCAAGGGGATGCTTTGGCGGAGGCGGCCGCATCTTCAGTGCCGGCCACGTTACAGCCCGTACGACACGACGAAGCAGCCGAAACGAGAACGAGCTCTATGAGCATTGATAGTGTGGACGGTGCTGTTGTGACCGTCACCTCTAAACCTGTTTGTCCAATCATTCCGCCGCTGTCGGTGGTCGAAGCCGCCCATCAGAGCGGCCACGTCATTCGCCTCCACGTTAAAA ATGAAACTTTAATTCCAGCCAGCGTTGGCGATGGCTCGGCCAGTGGGCCACGTAAAGAAGAATTGGATCTCGTTGACAAATCATCGCTCTCCAGCGATAATTCGCTGGTCAGTGGCATGCGGGAGACCTCGTCGATGGACAAGACACCCAGTGGCGAACGCGAAGACGAATTGTGCATCTCGGAGGAGCTCAACGTCACCGACGATGATGATAAAG ACGAGGCGTTCCACTCTTCCACCGGATCTGGTTACGAACAAGCCATCAACGAAGCCATGATGGATGAGACCGAATATCGAGCTCGTCATTTTAGCGCCGGAGCATCGGCCATGGGTCCCCATCAAAGTGGTGCGGCCCGCAGCCGAGCGATGCACTCGAGTTTCCATCGCCAGACTCGACACGGTTCCGGATCTGAACCTATCGCTGCCAGCCGCCCTCAGTCGAGTTCTCCAGCACCGATTGCATCATCACCCGAAACCCGTGGACAACGA ATGCTGAAACGCTTGTCTTACCCGCTCGTGTGGATGGGCGAGAGTCTGACGGCCGATTCGAAAGAAAACAGTCCAGTCTTGGTCGCTGATAAAGACCCCAACGCCGAGTCTGTCTTTTCCAAAGTGTTTTCCAG TAATCACAGCGACCAGTCGGTGGACTTGAGCTGCGACAATTCGATGGCGAGCCAAACCACCGACGACAGTTGGGTCGTTGCCGACTTGATGGAACACACGGAACGTTCGGCTATTCTGGTGGCCGCCGCAGCCGCCATCGCCATTGGAACCATCGACGGCGCGAG GAGACTGTCGACGGAGAACAGTTTGAAATTGGACAGCCGTTTGGTGCCGAATTTGTTCCGCGGAAGCAAGGACCAAGgtcagcagcaacagcagcagcagcaacaacaacaacagcagcatcaTCCGAATGCAAGTGGCCAATCATCTGGTGGTGGTGCTCAACCCAAACTTGGCTACAGGAGCATGGTGTCGGTCGATGACGTACCCGAATTATTTGCCTCGCTAGACA TCCTGCACTCGCCGTACTTCGAACTTAACTTTATGG AATTGATTCCCAAGCCGGCGCAGCCGTGTGATGCGCCTCCTCTCTACTTGCGACTGAGAATGGGCAAACCGCTGAACCGCAAGGGAGCCATGACCACACCCATCATGTCCTacggaaagaagaagatgaagccCGAATACTGGTTCAGCATCCCCAGAGACAA GGCGGACAGTTTGTGCCGTTTTTTCTTGCTCTGGTCGCCGGACGTGTACGGCGAGCCGGGCGATGCCGAGAGCGTGGCCAAGCGAGGTTTCGAGCTGATCACGGACGATCTCGAGTGGGAGGAGCCGAGTCCCGTACGAAGGCAGAAACCTGTCAAGAAAACCAAGGGCTCGAGCGGTGGCAAAAGGAGTGGCGAACATGACGTCaatgaagatgaagacgacCCGCACGGAGTCGCCTCAGATCTGGCCAAAGAATCTTGGGAG cgtGCCAAAGCCCCCTATGTCCGCTTGTTCACCATACTAAAGACGCAAGCTACGCTCTTCGAGAGCGACCAGGATGAG ATCGTTTCACTGAACGAAGAAGTACGTAGGGCGTTGTACGGCTCTGAACGTTTGAGCGCCCTGGATCTGGACTCGTACCTACCGGATTTGATCGGCCCCACAGAAGTGCTTACCGATGAATATCGCAAACAGCTGGCCAAACACTTGCCTGCCCGCGTAGAAG GGTACCCATGGACGTTGGTTTTCAGCACGTCTCAGAACGGTTTCAGTCTCAATTCGTTGTACCGTAAAATGATCGGCATCGATAGTCCCATTCTACTGGTGATAGAAGATACGCAAGGGAAT GTTTTTGGCGCCATCACGTCGTGCGAAATTCGTGTCAGCGAGTCATTTTACGGCACGGGCGAGTCGCTCCTTTTCGTCATCAACCCAAAATTACAAATTTATCCGTGGACGGGCGACAACTCTTACTTTATTCAAGGCAACAACGAAAGCTTGGCCATCGGAGCTGGAGA TGGTCGTTTTGGATTATGGCTGGACGGCGACCTGAACCAGGGACGCACGCAGACGTGTAAAACTTTCGGCAACGATCCGCTCAGTCCGGACGAAGACTTTTGGGTCAAGACGCTCGAATGCTGGGCGTTCATGTAA